The proteins below are encoded in one region of Gammaproteobacteria bacterium:
- the thpR gene encoding RNA 2',3'-cyclic phosphodiesterase — MPVEVAPPAPTQRLFFALWPQQELREQLARLARDVPAYGRPVADHNLHLTLVFLGNITEDTRNCLSAAAAELHVPRFALTLDQPGYWPKPRIVWLGASHIPDALLALVDGLNVAETMCGLTPESRGYQPHITLLRKADRPKGELLVQPLVWKAESFCLVESSNETHGVVYRILGSWNLD; from the coding sequence ATGCCTGTGGAGGTTGCCCCCCCGGCGCCGACGCAACGTCTGTTCTTTGCGCTGTGGCCGCAACAAGAGCTGCGCGAACAGTTGGCCCGGCTTGCGCGCGATGTGCCTGCATACGGCCGTCCGGTTGCCGATCACAATTTGCACCTTACCTTGGTATTCCTCGGCAATATCACTGAGGATACGCGCAACTGCCTAAGCGCTGCAGCCGCCGAACTGCATGTTCCACGCTTCGCGCTAACGCTGGATCAGCCCGGCTACTGGCCAAAGCCTCGTATCGTGTGGTTGGGGGCCAGCCACATTCCCGACGCACTGCTGGCATTGGTTGACGGCCTGAACGTTGCAGAGACAATGTGCGGACTGACCCCCGAAAGTCGCGGCTACCAACCGCACATCACCTTGCTGCGCAAGGCGGACCGGCCGAAAGGGGAACTCCTCGTACAGCCGCTCGTATGGAAGGCCGAGAGTTTTTGTTTGGTCGAATCCAGCAACGAAACCCATGGTGTGGTGTACCGTATCCTCGGCTCGTGGAATCTGGACTAA
- a CDS encoding sulfurtransferase — protein MPASLPLILEPAELHPHLGDQGVLIVDLSKPESFARQHISGAVNLDYAQLVTARPPVMGLLPDDAQLSKVLSGLGLTPDKHVVAYDDEGGAKACRLLWTLEVIGHRHTSLLDGGLRSWLAAGYPVTGGAASSTPGSYHAVLGEDARADKAYILEHLQDPGVVLLDTRTPGEYRGTDKRAERGGHIPGAVNLDWTQALGSDLRLKPVQELRALYEKLGVTPDKEVIVYCQTHHRSSHTFVVLKALGYPRVKGYPGAWSEWGNSPDTPVETA, from the coding sequence ATGCCCGCAAGTTTACCACTCATCCTCGAACCCGCAGAATTACACCCGCATCTCGGGGATCAAGGCGTGTTGATTGTTGACCTGAGCAAGCCGGAAAGCTTTGCTCGCCAACACATTTCCGGCGCCGTGAACCTGGACTATGCGCAACTGGTCACCGCCCGTCCGCCTGTAATGGGGCTGTTGCCGGATGACGCGCAGTTGAGCAAGGTCTTGTCGGGTCTGGGGCTAACGCCGGACAAGCACGTCGTCGCCTATGACGATGAGGGGGGGGCGAAGGCCTGCCGGTTGTTGTGGACTCTGGAAGTTATCGGCCACAGGCACACTTCGCTGCTCGATGGCGGCTTGCGGAGCTGGCTGGCTGCGGGGTATCCGGTGACGGGCGGCGCCGCTTCGAGTACGCCCGGCAGCTATCACGCAGTGCTGGGTGAAGACGCCAGGGCGGACAAGGCCTATATTTTGGAGCATCTGCAAGACCCTGGTGTGGTCTTGCTCGACACACGCACGCCGGGTGAGTACCGCGGCACAGACAAACGCGCCGAGCGCGGTGGGCACATTCCCGGCGCCGTCAATCTGGACTGGACACAAGCCCTTGGGAGCGATCTCCGTCTCAAGCCCGTGCAGGAACTGCGCGCGCTGTATGAGAAGCTGGGTGTGACGCCGGACAAGGAGGTGATCGTCTATTGTCAAACCCATCACCGCTCCTCGCACACGTTTGTGGTACTGAAGGCGCTGGGTTATCCGCGCGTCAAGGGCTATCCCGGCGCGTGGTCGGAGTGGGGCAATAGTCCGGATACACCGGTGGAAACAGCTTAG
- a CDS encoding nicotinamide-nucleotide amidohydrolase family protein, with protein sequence MSVSIPREPPDDAALSAAAAEVGAALKMRGLMLTTAESCTGGWVAQVITGVAGSSEWFERGFVTYTNTAKHEMLGVSQGTLEKFGAVSEEVVREMAGGALKHSRAEVSLAVSGVAGPGGGTPLKPVGIVCLAWAAKGESARSRVEHFSGNREAIRRRAVYASLQGMLDFTASAYPEA encoded by the coding sequence ATGTCTGTCTCAATCCCTAGGGAGCCTCCCGACGATGCTGCGCTTAGTGCCGCGGCCGCTGAAGTAGGCGCAGCATTGAAAATGCGCGGTTTGATGTTGACCACCGCCGAGTCATGCACCGGTGGCTGGGTCGCTCAAGTAATCACCGGTGTAGCCGGTTCTTCGGAATGGTTCGAGCGCGGTTTTGTCACCTACACCAACACTGCCAAACACGAGATGCTGGGGGTTTCGCAGGGCACGCTGGAGAAATTCGGCGCGGTGAGTGAAGAAGTGGTGCGCGAGATGGCCGGCGGGGCGCTCAAACACAGCCGCGCCGAAGTGAGTCTGGCGGTCAGCGGCGTTGCAGGGCCGGGAGGAGGAACACCTCTCAAACCGGTCGGCATCGTGTGTCTCGCCTGGGCGGCCAAGGGAGAGTCCGCGCGAAGCCGCGTTGAGCATTTTTCCGGCAACCGTGAAGCGATACGCCGCAGAGCCGTATACGCCAGCCTGCAAGGCATGCTGGATTTTACCGCCTCGGCGTACCCGGAGGCCTGA
- a CDS encoding GGDEF domain-containing protein, whose protein sequence is MAISHSAVSGNNRGYNPEAAYVLGTDATAALKPQVQEKTLKITSVLQTTLEVSKLIELFAAEVQGAAAHHHVSYRNPAQGIDLSLGEPARHSCAYRLLLLGQSLGELTFTRKKRFSEAEIQLIESLLAGLVYPLRNALLYHDAVQAAFKDPLTGVNNRATMNVVLRREVEIARRYGTPLSFIIMDIDNFKTINDTYGHATGDVAIKSLVERVTECIRSTDILFRYGGEEFTVLLNNTTPDGALLLAERIRHTVELSECDYNNKLINMTVSMGVSYLNGEDDEQRLFEKADNALYQAKSEGRNCVRLLG, encoded by the coding sequence ATGGCGATATCACACTCTGCTGTATCGGGCAACAATAGAGGATATAATCCTGAGGCCGCCTATGTCTTAGGCACTGATGCGACAGCCGCGCTGAAGCCGCAGGTACAGGAAAAGACCTTGAAAATCACCAGCGTGTTACAGACGACTCTAGAGGTCAGCAAGTTGATCGAGCTGTTTGCCGCCGAGGTGCAGGGTGCGGCCGCTCATCACCATGTCTCTTACCGCAACCCAGCCCAGGGTATTGACCTAAGTCTGGGAGAACCTGCACGCCACTCCTGCGCCTACCGGTTGTTGCTCCTTGGGCAGTCTTTAGGCGAGTTGACCTTCACGCGGAAAAAACGTTTTTCCGAAGCCGAGATTCAGTTGATCGAAAGTCTGCTTGCCGGGCTGGTTTATCCGTTGCGCAACGCCCTGCTCTATCACGATGCAGTGCAGGCGGCGTTTAAGGACCCGCTAACCGGGGTCAATAACAGGGCGACGATGAACGTGGTGCTCAGGCGCGAGGTTGAGATTGCCCGCCGCTATGGGACGCCGCTGTCCTTTATCATCATGGATATAGACAATTTCAAGACGATCAACGATACCTACGGTCACGCAACGGGTGATGTGGCGATAAAGTCCTTGGTGGAGCGCGTAACGGAATGTATCCGTTCCACGGATATTTTGTTCCGCTACGGCGGTGAGGAATTTACCGTGTTGTTGAACAACACCACACCGGACGGCGCCCTGCTGCTGGCCGAACGCATCCGTCATACGGTGGAGTTGTCCGAGTGCGATTACAACAACAAGCTGATTAACATGACCGTCAGTATGGGGGTCTCGTATCTGAACGGCGAGGATGACGAGCAGAGGTTGTTCGAGAAGGCCGATAACGCCTTGTATCAAGCCAAATCAGAGGGACGTAATTGCGTGCGGCTGCTCGGCTAA
- the htpG gene encoding molecular chaperone HtpG: MTVTAHKETLGFQTEVRQLLSLMIHSLYSNKEIFLRELISNASDAIDKLRFEALADEALYDGDSDLKIHVSYDKTARTVTVSDNGVGMTRAEVIDHIGTIAKSGTKTFLEKLTGDQAKDAHLIGQFGVGFYSSFIVADRLTLITRRAGLGAEHGVRWESAGEGDYSIETVEKSTRGTEVILHLRPDEDEFLDGFRLRNIIHKYSDHITAPILMPKEGKDASGEETVNRASALWTRPKSEISADEYNEFYKHIAHDFENPLAHIHSRVEGKQEYTLLLYIPSRAPFDLWERDSRHGIKLYVRRVFIMEDAQHLMPRYLRFVRGIIDSNDLPLNISREILQGSKVVDSIRAAAVKRVLDLLENLAANEPEKFATFWKECGRVLKEGLVEDYANRERIAKLLRFASTHKDTDAQDVSFTDYIARMKEGQETIYYLTAENFNAAKHSPHLELLRQKGIEVLLMYEAVDEWVVTHLSEFEGKQLQSVAKGELDLGKIEGASDTEQQKKIAGEFQGVIERIKTALGDRVNDVRVSHRLTTSPACLVSEAHDMGAHLERLLKAAGQVVPGSKPILEINVDHPLVVRIAKETDNDRFADWAHILFDQAQLSEGAQLEDPAAFVRRLNQRLVELGA, encoded by the coding sequence ATGACCGTCACTGCACATAAAGAAACCCTGGGCTTCCAGACCGAGGTTCGGCAATTGCTGAGCCTGATGATACATTCGCTCTACAGCAACAAAGAGATCTTCCTGCGGGAACTCATCTCCAACGCCTCCGACGCCATAGATAAACTGCGCTTTGAGGCCCTCGCCGATGAGGCGCTGTACGACGGCGACAGCGATCTTAAGATTCACGTGAGCTATGACAAGACGGCGCGTACCGTGACCGTCTCCGACAACGGCGTCGGCATGACGCGCGCCGAGGTGATAGACCACATCGGCACCATCGCAAAGTCAGGCACCAAGACCTTTCTCGAAAAGCTCACCGGCGACCAGGCCAAGGACGCCCATCTCATCGGCCAGTTCGGCGTCGGCTTTTACTCCTCTTTTATCGTCGCCGACCGGCTAACGCTCATCACCCGTCGCGCCGGGCTGGGCGCCGAACACGGCGTGCGCTGGGAATCCGCGGGCGAGGGCGACTACAGCATCGAGACCGTCGAAAAATCCACGCGCGGCACGGAGGTGATTTTGCATCTGCGCCCCGACGAAGACGAATTCCTCGACGGCTTCAGGTTGCGTAATATCATTCATAAATATTCCGACCACATCACCGCCCCCATCCTGATGCCCAAGGAAGGGAAAGACGCCTCCGGCGAGGAGACAGTTAACCGCGCCTCGGCCTTGTGGACACGCCCCAAGAGCGAAATCAGCGCCGACGAGTACAACGAATTTTACAAACACATCGCACACGATTTTGAAAATCCGCTCGCGCATATTCACAGCCGCGTGGAAGGCAAGCAGGAGTATACCCTGTTGCTTTACATCCCATCCCGCGCGCCGTTCGATCTATGGGAACGCGACAGCCGCCACGGCATCAAGCTCTACGTGCGGCGCGTGTTCATCATGGAGGACGCCCAACATCTCATGCCGCGCTATCTGCGTTTTGTGCGCGGTATCATTGATTCCAATGACCTGCCGCTCAACATCTCGCGCGAGATTTTACAAGGCAGCAAGGTCGTGGATTCCATCCGCGCCGCTGCGGTGAAACGGGTGTTGGATCTGCTGGAAAACCTGGCCGCTAATGAACCGGAAAAATTCGCTACGTTCTGGAAGGAGTGCGGACGTGTGCTCAAAGAAGGCCTCGTCGAAGACTACGCCAACCGCGAACGCATCGCCAAGCTATTGCGCTTTGCCTCAACCCACAAGGATACCGATGCGCAAGACGTGTCATTCACCGACTACATCGCGCGCATGAAGGAAGGTCAGGAAACCATCTACTACCTCACCGCCGAAAACTTTAATGCGGCCAAGCACAGTCCGCATCTCGAATTGTTGCGCCAAAAAGGCATCGAGGTGCTGCTCATGTACGAAGCGGTGGATGAATGGGTAGTGACTCATCTCTCCGAGTTTGAAGGTAAGCAGCTTCAGTCCGTCGCCAAGGGCGAGCTCGATCTTGGCAAAATCGAGGGCGCAAGCGACACCGAGCAACAGAAAAAAATCGCAGGCGAATTCCAGGGTGTGATCGAACGCATCAAGACCGCCCTAGGCGACCGGGTGAACGATGTGCGCGTGAGCCACCGCCTCACCACCTCGCCCGCGTGCCTGGTCAGCGAGGCCCACGACATGGGCGCGCACCTCGAACGCCTGCTCAAGGCCGCCGGGCAGGTGGTTCCGGGCAGCAAGCCGATTCTGGAAATCAATGTGGACCACCCGCTCGTCGTACGCATCGCCAAAGAAACCGACAACGACCGCTTCGCCGATTGGGCGCACATCCTGTTTGATCAGGCCCAACTCTCCGAAGGCGCCCAGCTTGAAGACCCGGCGGCCTTCGTGCGCCGATTGAATCAGCGCCTGGTGGAACTTGGTGCATAA